The following are from one region of the Syngnathus acus chromosome 19, fSynAcu1.2, whole genome shotgun sequence genome:
- the LOC119138287 gene encoding zinc finger protein Pegasus-like isoform X1: MEEIKTEPVDFVREFQEYLTQQTQHVNMISGSICEEKDPGMKSSQNISSPSLLSMAPRSEHNGVDAPSVEVSLPMEEGSDVQMDGLERTCDGKYKCSFCSYANKGMARLIEHIRIHTGEKPHRCQLCPFASAYERHLEAHMRSHTGEKPYKCDLCAFRCSDRSNLSHHRRRRHKQLPARVARPPFAGKRGLATLQKRSSSLGFGRRLLLNYTPPPPPPKSDYADDVPHKNHHHLNMNEQRNSPRLLQSDFNRGAFNSPLEQLASLQPADLHSGPPRVPPNVDEKPIVIQEVTGARPTLCSNGVQTLTPKTEDPASEYRSSASGLDLDAHDEALCAGSSRAGTPIAADAAECDKPQRCPHCDIHFPDNVLYTIHMGCHVYEHPFRCNVCGHTCTDKYDFACHFAQGQHRK; encoded by the exons ATGGAAGAAATCAAGACTGAACCTGTGGATTTTGTGAGGGAATTCCAGGAGTACCTAACTCAGCAAACGCAGCACGTCAACATGATCTCGGGTTCGATTTGTGAGGAAAAGGACCCAGGTATGAAAAGCAGTCAGAACATTTCTTCTCCATCCTTGCTATCCA TGGCTCCAAGGAGTGAGCACAATGGTGTGGACGCCCCATCCGTGGAGGTAAGCCTACCCATGGAGGAAGGGTCGGACGTGCAAATGGACGGCCTGGAGAGGACATGTGACGGCAAATACAAGTGCAGCTTCTGCAGCTACGCCAACAAGGGAATGGCTCGCTTGATAGAACACATCCGCATCCATACGG GGGAAAAGCCTCACCGTTGCCAGCTGTGCCCCTTTGCCTCGGCGTACGAACGTCACCTGGAGGCCCACATGCGTTCTCACACGGGGGAGAAGCCGTACAAGTGCGACCTGTGCGCCTTCCGCTGCAGCGACCGCAGCAACCTGTCGCACCACCGTCGCCGGCGCCACAAGCAACTCCCCGCCCGGGTGGCGCGCCCACCCTTCGCCGGCAAGCGTGGCTTGGCCACCCTGCAGAAGCGCAGCAGCTCGCTGGGTTTCGGCAGGCGCCTTCTCCTCAATTAcacaccgccgccgccaccgcccaAGTCGGACTACGCCGACGACGTGCCTCACAAGAATCACCACCATCTGAACATGAACGAGCAAAGGAATTCTCCCAGGCTGCTGCAGAGTGACTTCAACAGAGGAGCTTTCAACAGCCCGCTGGAGCAGCTGGCTTCATTGCAGCCGGCCGACCTCCACTCCGGGCCCCCTCGCGTGCCCCCAAACGTTGACGAGAAGCCAATCGTGATCCAGGAAGTCACGGGCGCACGCCCCACCTTGTGTTCCAACGGTGTGCAGACCTTAACGCCTAAAACCGAAGACCCCGCCTCAGAATACCGGAGTTCTGCATCCGGCCTGGATTTAGACGCCCACGATGAGGCTTTGTGTGCGGGCAGCAGCCGGGCCGGCACGCCCATCGCCGCCGACGCGGCGGAATGCGACAAGCCGCAGCGATGCCCGCATTGCGACATCCATTTCCCCGACAACGTCCTGTACACCATCCACATGGGATGCCACGTCTACGAGCACCCCTTCCGCTGCAACGTCTGCGGCCACACGTGCACCGACAAGTACGACTTTGCGTGCCATTTTGCGCAAGGACAGCACAGAAAGTAA
- the LOC119138287 gene encoding zinc finger protein Pegasus-like isoform X2, whose amino-acid sequence MEEIKTEPVDFVREFQEYLTQQTQHVNMISGSICEEKDPVAPRSEHNGVDAPSVEVSLPMEEGSDVQMDGLERTCDGKYKCSFCSYANKGMARLIEHIRIHTGEKPHRCQLCPFASAYERHLEAHMRSHTGEKPYKCDLCAFRCSDRSNLSHHRRRRHKQLPARVARPPFAGKRGLATLQKRSSSLGFGRRLLLNYTPPPPPPKSDYADDVPHKNHHHLNMNEQRNSPRLLQSDFNRGAFNSPLEQLASLQPADLHSGPPRVPPNVDEKPIVIQEVTGARPTLCSNGVQTLTPKTEDPASEYRSSASGLDLDAHDEALCAGSSRAGTPIAADAAECDKPQRCPHCDIHFPDNVLYTIHMGCHVYEHPFRCNVCGHTCTDKYDFACHFAQGQHRK is encoded by the exons ATGGAAGAAATCAAGACTGAACCTGTGGATTTTGTGAGGGAATTCCAGGAGTACCTAACTCAGCAAACGCAGCACGTCAACATGATCTCGGGTTCGATTTGTGAGGAAAAGGACCCAG TGGCTCCAAGGAGTGAGCACAATGGTGTGGACGCCCCATCCGTGGAGGTAAGCCTACCCATGGAGGAAGGGTCGGACGTGCAAATGGACGGCCTGGAGAGGACATGTGACGGCAAATACAAGTGCAGCTTCTGCAGCTACGCCAACAAGGGAATGGCTCGCTTGATAGAACACATCCGCATCCATACGG GGGAAAAGCCTCACCGTTGCCAGCTGTGCCCCTTTGCCTCGGCGTACGAACGTCACCTGGAGGCCCACATGCGTTCTCACACGGGGGAGAAGCCGTACAAGTGCGACCTGTGCGCCTTCCGCTGCAGCGACCGCAGCAACCTGTCGCACCACCGTCGCCGGCGCCACAAGCAACTCCCCGCCCGGGTGGCGCGCCCACCCTTCGCCGGCAAGCGTGGCTTGGCCACCCTGCAGAAGCGCAGCAGCTCGCTGGGTTTCGGCAGGCGCCTTCTCCTCAATTAcacaccgccgccgccaccgcccaAGTCGGACTACGCCGACGACGTGCCTCACAAGAATCACCACCATCTGAACATGAACGAGCAAAGGAATTCTCCCAGGCTGCTGCAGAGTGACTTCAACAGAGGAGCTTTCAACAGCCCGCTGGAGCAGCTGGCTTCATTGCAGCCGGCCGACCTCCACTCCGGGCCCCCTCGCGTGCCCCCAAACGTTGACGAGAAGCCAATCGTGATCCAGGAAGTCACGGGCGCACGCCCCACCTTGTGTTCCAACGGTGTGCAGACCTTAACGCCTAAAACCGAAGACCCCGCCTCAGAATACCGGAGTTCTGCATCCGGCCTGGATTTAGACGCCCACGATGAGGCTTTGTGTGCGGGCAGCAGCCGGGCCGGCACGCCCATCGCCGCCGACGCGGCGGAATGCGACAAGCCGCAGCGATGCCCGCATTGCGACATCCATTTCCCCGACAACGTCCTGTACACCATCCACATGGGATGCCACGTCTACGAGCACCCCTTCCGCTGCAACGTCTGCGGCCACACGTGCACCGACAAGTACGACTTTGCGTGCCATTTTGCGCAAGGACAGCACAGAAAGTAA
- the acadsb gene encoding short/branched chain specific acyl-CoA dehydrogenase, mitochondrial has product MAAALVRTLSKSCRQLTRACVGCQPGWRSRSTKSALDVGSVQASSVANFPPLQSYSVEESMMRESVKKYAQERIAPFVAKMDEHSCMDEAVIKSLFEQGLMGIEIDAEYGGTGSTFFSSILVIEELAKVDASVSVLCDIQNTLINTLFTQLGTAAQKEKYLSRLSTDTVGSFCLSEAESGSDAFALKTRAEKHKDYYVINGSKMWISNAEHAGVFLVMANVDPSVGYKGITCFIVERETEGLEIGKKENKLGLRASSTCPLNFDNVKVPEKNILGQVGHGYKYAIGMLNEGRIGIAAQMLGLAQGCFDHTVPYTRQRMQFGKRIFDFQGMQHQIAHVATQIEAARLLTYNAARLKEAGRPFIKEACMAKYFTAEVATLTTSKCIEWMGGVGFTKDYPIEKYYRDCKIGTIYEGTTNIQLSTMAKFIDKEYDV; this is encoded by the exons ATGGCTGCCGCGTTGGTGAGGACCTTGTCTAAG TCTTGCAGACAGCTCACTCGGGCGTGTGTTGGATGCCAGCCAGGATGGAGGAGCAGGTCCACCAAGTCTGCCCTAGATGTGGGCTCCGTCCAGGCGTCCTCTGTGGCAAACTTTCCTCCCTTGCAGTCATATTCAGTGGAGGAGAGTATGATGAGGGAATCAG TGAAAAAGTATGCACAAGAGCGTATTGCGCCTTTTGTGGCAAAGATGGATGAGCACTCATGTATGGATGAAGCAGTGATCAAGTCTCTCTTTGAACAGGGT CTCATGGGCATTGAGATTGACGCAGAATACGGTGGCACTGGTTCCACGTTCTTCTCCTCCATCCTGGTCATTGAGGAGCTGGCGAAGGTGGACGCCTCCGTGTCTGTGCTGTGCGACATCCAGAACACGCTGATCAACACGCTCTTTACGCAACTGGGAACGGCTGCTCAGAAGGAGAAGTATCTCAGCAGACTGTCCACTGACACG GTCGGCAGCTTTTGCCTGTCAGAGGCCGAGTCAGGCAGTGACGCCTTTGCTCTGAAGACACGTGCGGAAAAACATAAGGACTATTACGTCATCAACGGGTCCAAGATGTGGATCAGCAATGCGGAGCATGCTGGCGTCTTCCTGGTGATGGCCAATGTGGACCCCTCAGTC GGTTATAAAGGCATCACCTGCTTCATCGTCGAGCGGGAAACAGAAGGCCTGGAGATCGgcaagaaggaaaacaagctGGGATTGCGCGCCTCCTCTACCTGCCCGCTCAACTTTGACAACGTCAAG GTGCCCGAGAAGAACATCTTGGGCCAAGTTGGTCATGGATACAAGTATGCAATTGGAATGCTCAATGAAGGCAGGATTGGAATTGCAGcacag ATGTTGGGGCTTGCACAAGGCTGCTTCGACCATACAGTTCCTTACACAAGACAGAGAATGCAGTTTGGAAAACGGATCTTTGACTTCCAG GGCATGCAGCACCAAATAGCCCACGTGGCGACGCAGATCGAAGCCGCGCGCTTGCTGACGTACAACGCCGCTCGTCTGAAGGAAGCCGGTAGACCCTTCATCAAGGAGGCCTGCATGGCCAAATATTTCACTGCCGAG GTGGCAACCTTGACCACGTCCAAATGCATCGAATGGATGGGAGGGGTGGGCTTCACCAAAGACTACCCCATTGAGAAATATTACAGGGATTGTAAAATTG GTACCATCTACGAGGGCACGACAAACATCCAGCTGTCCACCATGGCAAAATTCATCGATAAGGAGTACGACGTTTAA
- the LOC119138322 gene encoding homeobox protein HMX3-B: MMADPDAQQETRQSAKDSIKFSIKNLLSIDDQQNHRKFTRPRSFLEGSFFSRLADMSLPRLELPSQRLGLSSASPWWYPYTLGAHPKTGAPEKNQLLAHDRPSPDPPKSESDTKEESAEEDESDPEEPKKECERAEDDWRKKPDDSDGKPCRKKKTRTVFSRSQVFQLESTFDIKRYLSSSERAGLAASLRLTETQVKIWFQNRRNKWKRQLAAELEAANLNHAAAQRIVRVPILYHETGAPESGGSAAGSSTGGHASILAFSHHMYYPNPVPLLRPV, from the exons ATGATGGCAGACCCTGACGCGCAACAAGAGACGCGCCAGTCAGCCAAAGACTCCATCAAGTTCTCCATCAagaacctgctcagcatcgaTGACCAGCAGAACCACAGAAAGTTCACCAGGCCCAGAAGCTTCCTGGAGGGCAGCTTCTTTTCCAGGCTTGCCGATATGTCTCTACCCCGGCTGGAGTTGCCCTCACAGCGTCTCGGTCTCTCCTCAGCGTCCCCATGGTGGTATCCTTACACGCTCGGTGCGCACCCCAAAACTGGAG CTCCAGAGAAGAACCAACTGTTGGCACACGACAGACCCTCACCTGACCCCCCCAAAAGCGAGTCGgacacaaaagaagaaagcGCAGAAGAGGACGAAAGTGACCCAGAGGAGCCAAAGAAGGAATGCGAGCGTGCAGAGGACGACTGGAGAAAGAAACCCGACGACTCTGACGGGAAGCCCTGCAGGAAGAAGAAGACCCGCACTGTGTTCTCCAGGAGCCAGGTGTTCCAGCTGGAGTCCACCTTCGACATAAAGCGCTACCTCAGCAGCTCGGAGCGCGCCGGCTTGGCCGCCTCGCTGCGCCTGACCGAGACCCAGGTGAAGATTTGGTTCCAGAACCGCAGAAACAAGTGGAAAAGGCAGCTGGCCGCCGAATTGGAGGCGGCCAATCTGAACCACGCTGCGGCGCAGAGGATCGTGCGGGTGCCTATCTTGTACCATGAGACCGGAGCTCCGGAGAGCGGCGGGAGTGCGGCCGGCAGCTCCACCGGGGGCCACGCGTCAATCCTGGCCTTTTCTCATCACATGTACTACCCCAACCCGGTTCCTTTATTGAGACCTGTTTAA
- the bub3 gene encoding mitotic checkpoint protein BUB3, translating to MVASEYKLNQGPEDGITAVKFSPSTAHLLLVSSWDSTVRLYDVVANTMRMKYQHTVPVLDCAFYDPTHSWSGDLDANLKMHDLNTDQDTVVGKHDAAIRCVEHCPEVNVMVTGSWDRSVRLWDPRAPCNAGTFTQPERVYTMSVAGDRLIVGTAGRRVLVWDLRNMGYVQQRRESSLKFQTRCIRAFPNKQGYVLSSIEGRVAVEYLDPSVEVQKKKYAFKCHRLKEQVEQVYPVNAISFHSVHNTFATGGSDGFVNIWDPFNKKRLCQFHRYPTSIASLSFNSDGSLIAIAASYMYEMGDVSHPEDAVYIRQVTDAETKPK from the exons ATGGTCGCAAGTGAGTACAAATTGAACCAGGGGCCAGAAGATGGCATCACCGCCGTCAAGTTCAGCCCCAGCACCGCACACTTGCTGCTGGTGTCCTCCTGGGACTCCACAGTGCGCCTCTACGACGTGGTGGCCAACACTATGCGTATGAAGTATCAACACACAGTTCCGGTCCTGGATTGTGCTTTTTAT GACCCGACACATTCTTGGAGTGGAGATCTAGatgcaaatttgaaaatgcatGACTTGAATACGGACCAGG ACACCGTAGTGGGAAAGCACGACGCCGCCATCCGTTGTGTGGAACACTGCCCGGAGGTGAATGTCATGGTGACGGGAAGCTGGGACAGGTCAGTCCGACTCTGGGATCCGAGGGCGCCCTGCAATGCCGGCACCTTCACGCAACCGGAGAGG GTGTACACCATGTCTGTGGCGGGCGACCGACTGATCGTCGGCACCGCGGGCAGACGCGTGCTGGTGTGGGACTTGAGAAACATGGGCTACGTGCAGCAGAGGCGAGAGTCCAGTCTCAAGTTTCAGACCCGCTGCATCCGAGCCTTCCCCAACAAGCAG GGTTACGTCTTGAGCTCCATCGAGGGCCGCGTGGCTGTAGAGTACCTGGACCCGAGCGTGGAGGTCCAGAAGAAGAAGTACGCCTTCAAGTGCCACCGGCTGAAGGAGCAAGTTGAGCAAGTCTACCCCGTCAACGCCATCTCCTTTCACAGCGTGCACAACACATTTGCAACTG gTGGCTCTGATGGCTTTGTCAACATCTGGGATCCGTTCAACAAGAAGCGCTTGTGCCAGTTCCACCGCTACCCGACGAGCATCGCGTCGCTGTCCTTCAACAGCGACGGCAGCCTGATCGCCATCGCCGCTTCTTACATGTACGAGATGGGCGACGTCAGCCACCCGGAAGACGCCGTCTACATCCGCCAGGTCACAGATGCCGAGACCAAGCCCAAGTGA
- the si:zfos-911d5.4 gene encoding uncharacterized protein si:zfos-911d5.4 isoform X2 translates to MLQLGSLLTQLHISGCKTPQSSRGHQVPQTQSDFLQHVRKLTGLRKENIYCNLRIPDNYQVVKDDIDIVIVTSQGIFCIDVKPWRGLVSAHDQKWHVQVKEKDHDFSNTCIEQFEDPLKAITVKTTHLCGHLRQSGVPVHQSLFFPRVVFPSLECELAEGLRERRELVFHDQVDRFLRSFREDYVAWMLDALTPSWLSGHLSYGQMALTQEVLRRSGTWDLMRLCNGEQLRGDFKGCGYIALDRSETDTLEFSTLKTMWALLGRTQVAVKMYKRGSNGWLGKTLCATANVPSDTLVVFQVSGDKVDTKFPASAIHSITLSI, encoded by the exons ATGCTTCAGCTTGGCAGCCTGTTGACCCAGTTACACATCAGCGGCTGCAAGACTCCGCAGAGTTCAAGAGGTCACCAAGTGCCGCAAACGCAAAGTGACTTCCTTCAACATGTCAG GAAACTCACCGGGCTGAGGAAAGAGAACATCTACTGCAATCTGCGGATCCCCGACAACTATCAAGTTGTCAAAGATGACATTGACATCGTGATTGTCACAA GCCAAGGGATCTTCTGCATCGACGTAAAACCCTGGCGAGGTCTGGTGTCCGCTCACGACCAAAAGTGGCACGTTCAAGTCAAAGAAAAGGATCACGACTTTAGCAACACCTGCATCGAACAGTTCGAGGACCCACTCAAGGCCATCacg GTCAAGACGACTCACTTATGCGGCCATTTGAGGCAGAGCGGCGTACCCGTGCACCAGAGCCTCTTCTTCCCCAGGGTGGTCTTCCCTTCGCTCGAGTGCGAGCTGGCCGAGGGGCTCCGAGAGCGGCGGGAGCTGGTTTTCCACGACCAAGTGGACCGCTTCCTCAGATCCTTCAGGGAGGACTATGTGGCCTGGATGTTGGATGCGCTGACGCCTTCCTGGCTTTCTG GTCATCTGTCGTACGGGCAGATGGCATTGACGCAGGAGGTCCTGAGGCGCTCGGGGACGTGGGACCTGATGCGGCTTTGCAACGGCGAACAGCTCCGAGGCGACTTCAAGGGGTGTGGCTACATCGCGCTGGACCGCAGCGAGACCGACACGCTGGAGTTCTCCACGCTCAAGACAATGTGGGCTCTGCTGGGACGCACT CAGGTGGCTGTCAAAATGTACAAGCGCGGCTCCAACGGATGGTTGGGAAAGACGCTGTGCGCCACCGCCAACGTACCCTCTGATACCTTGGTGGTCTTCCAGGTCAGCGGCGACAAGGTCGACACCAAGTTCCCAGCCAGCGCCATCCACAGCATCACGCTCAGCATTTGA
- the si:zfos-911d5.4 gene encoding uncharacterized protein si:zfos-911d5.4 isoform X1, with amino-acid sequence MLQLGSLLTQLHISGCKTPQSSRGHQVPQTQSDFLQHVRKLTGLRKENIYCNLRIPDNYQVVKDDIDIVIVTSQGIFCIDVKPWRGLVSAHDQKWHVQVKEKDHDFSNTCIEQFEDPLKAITVKTTHLCGHLRQSGVPVHQSLFFPRVVFPSLECELAEGLRERRELVFHDQVDRFLRSFREDYVAWMLDALTPSWLSGHLSYGQMALTQEVLRRSGTWDLMRLCNGEQLRGDFKGCGYIALDRSETDTLEFSTLKTMWALLGRTPQVAVKMYKRGSNGWLGKTLCATANVPSDTLVVFQVSGDKVDTKFPASAIHSITLSI; translated from the exons ATGCTTCAGCTTGGCAGCCTGTTGACCCAGTTACACATCAGCGGCTGCAAGACTCCGCAGAGTTCAAGAGGTCACCAAGTGCCGCAAACGCAAAGTGACTTCCTTCAACATGTCAG GAAACTCACCGGGCTGAGGAAAGAGAACATCTACTGCAATCTGCGGATCCCCGACAACTATCAAGTTGTCAAAGATGACATTGACATCGTGATTGTCACAA GCCAAGGGATCTTCTGCATCGACGTAAAACCCTGGCGAGGTCTGGTGTCCGCTCACGACCAAAAGTGGCACGTTCAAGTCAAAGAAAAGGATCACGACTTTAGCAACACCTGCATCGAACAGTTCGAGGACCCACTCAAGGCCATCacg GTCAAGACGACTCACTTATGCGGCCATTTGAGGCAGAGCGGCGTACCCGTGCACCAGAGCCTCTTCTTCCCCAGGGTGGTCTTCCCTTCGCTCGAGTGCGAGCTGGCCGAGGGGCTCCGAGAGCGGCGGGAGCTGGTTTTCCACGACCAAGTGGACCGCTTCCTCAGATCCTTCAGGGAGGACTATGTGGCCTGGATGTTGGATGCGCTGACGCCTTCCTGGCTTTCTG GTCATCTGTCGTACGGGCAGATGGCATTGACGCAGGAGGTCCTGAGGCGCTCGGGGACGTGGGACCTGATGCGGCTTTGCAACGGCGAACAGCTCCGAGGCGACTTCAAGGGGTGTGGCTACATCGCGCTGGACCGCAGCGAGACCGACACGCTGGAGTTCTCCACGCTCAAGACAATGTGGGCTCTGCTGGGACGCACTCCTCAG GTGGCTGTCAAAATGTACAAGCGCGGCTCCAACGGATGGTTGGGAAAGACGCTGTGCGCCACCGCCAACGTACCCTCTGATACCTTGGTGGTCTTCCAGGTCAGCGGCGACAAGGTCGACACCAAGTTCCCAGCCAGCGCCATCCACAGCATCACGCTCAGCATTTGA
- the LOC119138311 gene encoding G-protein coupled receptor 26-like — MDPAEALVFSLVLVIIVVSLLSNALVLICFAYSPEIRKQAPGLFNLNLTFCNLLLTVANMPLTLAALASRAQPGGDALCQAAGFLETFLSTNSMLSMAALSIDRWVAVVFPLRYHSKMRHRDAALVLGYTWAHSISFSTAATCLSALGYHRLYAACTLAAPRERASGRTQFVVFTVLFHAFSFLLSFIVLCVTYLKVLKVARFHCRRIDVITMQTLVLLVDIHPSVRQRCLEEQRRRRQRATKKISTFIGTFMLCFAPYVITRIVELFPAVPISPHWGAVSKCLAYSKAACDPFVYSLLRYQYRKTCGDIVDRLLKRHRSSNESRPSPEGRGLSLPRVE; from the exons ATGGACCCCGCGGAGGCGTTGGTGTTCTCCTTGGTGCTGGTCATCATCGTGGTGTCGTTGCTGTCCAACGCGCTGGTGCTGATCTGCTTCGCGTACAGCCCCGAGATCCGCAAGCAGGCTCCGGGGCTCTTCAACCTCAACCTGACCTTCTGCAACCTGTTGCTCACCGTGGCCAACATGCCGCTGACGCTGGCCGCCCTGGCGAGCCGCGCGCAGCCCGGCGGCGACGCCTTGTGCCAGGCGGCCGGCTTCCTGGAGACCTTTCTGTCCACCAACTCCATGCTGAGCATGGCGGCGCTCAGCATCGACCGCTGGGTCGCGGTGGTCTTCCCGCTCCGCTACCACTCCAAGATGCGCCACCGGGACGCCGCCCTGGTATTGGGCTACACTTGGGCGCACTCCATCAGCTTTTCCACGGCCGCCACTTGCCTCTCGGCGCTGGGCTACCACCGCCTTTACGCCGCCTGCACGCTGGCCGCGCCGCGGGAGCGGGCGAGCGGACGCACGCAGTTCGTCGTCTTCACGGTCCTCTTCCACGCGTTCAGCTTCCTGCTGTCCTTCATCGTGCTGTGCGTCACTTACCTCAAAGTGCTCAAAGTGGCCCGCTTTCACTGCAGGAGGATCGACGTCATCACCATGCAAACTCTGGTGCTACTCGTCGACATTCACCCCAG TGTTCGACAACGTTGCCTGGAGGAGCAGAGGCGGCGGAGGCAGCGAGCCACCAAGAAGATCAGCACCTTCATCGGCACCTTCATGCTCTGCTTCGCTCCTTACGTCATCACAAG GATCGTGGAGTTGTTCCCGGCGGTGCCCATCAGCCCCCACTGGGGCGCGGTGTCCAAGTGCTTGGCGTACAGCAAGGCGGCGTGCGACCCCTTTGTCTACTCGCTGCTGCGCTACCAGTACCGCAAGACCTGCGGCGACATCGTGGATCGGCTGCTTAAACGCCACCGCTCCTCAAACGAGTCGAGGCCGAGCCCAGAGGGTCGAGGTCTCAGTTTACCCCGGGTGGAGTGA